The Helicobacter pylori genome includes a window with the following:
- a CDS encoding FtsX-like permease family protein encodes MNTLKKHLAFIIPLVALLFSLECVLFINQAIEQKEKKLIEDYSVVLASTQKLGLELLRQNFSEIIALKEMDPNYSLEPLQKTLGTDGLKELRKNLPFFYSLQLSTFPTQERLENIKEKLLKIPGVQKVEVFAKTYMQVYDLLSFIKAAVYIFALVVFVLSVLLMFKQVRIWIYQYHERLEIMDLLGASVSFKNGFLYKIALMDSLIASFLAPMLMLYITSQKGFEKTMDTLGIIGGAFVLNHFLWGLLFSLVVSFVSVLLVAWRTRHV; translated from the coding sequence ATGAATACTCTTAAAAAGCATTTAGCCTTTATCATTCCCCTGGTAGCGTTATTGTTTAGCTTGGAGTGCGTGCTATTTATCAATCAAGCGATAGAGCAGAAAGAAAAAAAATTGATTGAAGATTATTCGGTCGTGTTGGCCAGCACGCAAAAATTAGGCTTGGAATTGTTGCGTCAAAATTTTAGCGAAATCATAGCGTTAAAAGAAATGGATCCTAATTATTCTTTAGAGCCTCTTCAAAAAACCTTAGGCACAGACGGGCTTAAGGAATTAAGGAAAAATTTACCCTTTTTTTATTCTTTACAACTTTCCACATTCCCCACTCAAGAGCGTTTAGAAAACATTAAAGAAAAATTGCTCAAAATCCCTGGCGTTCAAAAAGTTGAAGTCTTTGCCAAAACTTACATGCAAGTGTATGATCTCTTGAGTTTTATTAAAGCGGCGGTCTATATCTTTGCGTTAGTGGTCTTTGTCTTATCGGTTTTATTGATGTTTAAGCAAGTCCGCATCTGGATCTATCAATACCATGAGAGGTTAGAGATCATGGATTTATTAGGGGCTTCGGTATCTTTTAAAAACGGGTTTTTGTATAAAATAGCTTTAATGGATTCTTTAATCGCTAGTTTTTTAGCCCCCATGCTCATGCTTTATATCACTTCGCAAAAAGGTTTTGAAAAAACGATGGATACTTTAGGTATTATAGGAGGCGCGTTTGTTTTAAACCATTTTTTATGGGGACTGCTTTTTAGCCTTGTGGTCTCATTTGTTTCTGTTTTACTTGTAGCTTGGAGGACTAGACATGTATAA
- a CDS encoding murein hydrolase activator EnvC family protein, giving the protein MYKLGIFLLATLLFANTQKVSDIAKDIQHKETLLKKTHEEKNQLNSRLSSLGEAIRSKELQKAEMGRQMIALKKSLEKNRNESLAQEKVLTNYRKSLDHLQKQRSFLQKKVFDTLLQDFLFSQALKGQNLASSNDVILQVAFENLHQNTLSKMSQLSQEEKDLNAQALKVKSSIQKISSVIDEQKTREVTLKSLQTEQDKLILSMQKDYAIYNQRLTLLEKERQNLNALLKRLNIIKQNRENEEKVSLKKSSQALEVKQVASSYQNINTTSYNGPKTIAPLNDYEVVQKFGPYIDPVYNLKIFSESVTLVSKTPNALVRNVLDGKIVFAKEINMLKKVVIIEHKNGIRTIYSQLDKIAPTIKSGMRIQKGYVLGRIDQRLGFEVTMREKHINPLELIARN; this is encoded by the coding sequence ATGTATAAATTAGGAATATTTTTATTAGCCACCTTACTATTCGCTAACACGCAAAAAGTGAGCGATATTGCTAAAGATATTCAACACAAAGAAACCCTTTTAAAAAAAACCCATGAAGAAAAAAACCAATTGAACAGCCGTTTGAGCTCTTTAGGCGAAGCGATCCGCTCTAAAGAGCTTCAAAAAGCTGAGATGGGGCGCCAAATGATCGCTTTAAAAAAGAGTCTTGAAAAAAATCGTAACGAAAGTTTGGCACAAGAAAAAGTCCTAACCAACTACCGCAAGTCTTTAGATCATTTGCAAAAACAGCGATCGTTTTTACAAAAGAAGGTGTTTGATACGCTTTTACAGGATTTCCTTTTTTCACAAGCCCTAAAGGGGCAGAATTTAGCCTCTTCTAATGATGTTATTTTACAAGTAGCGTTTGAAAACTTGCACCAAAACACTCTGTCTAAAATGTCGCAACTAAGCCAAGAAGAAAAGGATCTCAACGCGCAGGCCTTAAAAGTCAAAAGCAGCATTCAAAAAATCTCATCTGTCATAGATGAGCAAAAAACTCGTGAAGTAACCTTAAAATCCTTACAAACCGAACAAGATAAGCTCATTTTGAGCATGCAAAAAGATTATGCGATTTATAACCAACGATTAACCCTTTTAGAAAAAGAGCGCCAGAATTTAAACGCTCTTTTAAAACGCTTGAATATCATCAAACAAAACAGAGAAAATGAAGAAAAAGTCAGTTTGAAAAAATCTTCTCAAGCCTTAGAAGTCAAACAAGTAGCGAGCTCTTATCAAAATATCAACACCACGAGCTATAACGGGCCAAAAACGATCGCTCCCTTGAACGATTATGAAGTGGTGCAAAAATTTGGCCCCTATATTGACCCGGTTTATAATTTAAAAATTTTTAGCGAGTCTGTTACGCTAGTGTCAAAAACCCCAAACGCTTTGGTGCGTAATGTTTTAGACGGGAAAATCGTGTTCGCTAAAGAAATCAACATGCTTAAAAAAGTCGTTATCATTGAGCATAAAAACGGCATCCGCACGATTTATTCCCAATTGGATAAAATCGCCCCCACCATTAAAAGCGGCATGCGGATCCAAAAAGGCTATGTTTTAGGGCGCATTGATCAACGCTTGGGCTTTGAAGTTACCATGAGAGAAAAACACATCAACCCCTTAGAACTCATCGCGCGCAATTAA
- a CDS encoding FlaG family protein yields MVNKVQGIGIPTSHTSVQTTPTKEISRANTINTIDESKTTIDPDQYKPKLELLSERLNEEMKRIGTDINFSYNDTIKGLVVSVKDANGDKVIREIPSKEAVELMQRMRDVIGIIFDEKG; encoded by the coding sequence ATGGTCAATAAAGTTCAAGGGATTGGGATTCCCACATCTCACACAAGCGTTCAAACAACCCCTACAAAAGAGATCAGTCGCGCAAATACTATAAACACTATTGATGAATCTAAGACAACAATAGACCCTGATCAATACAAACCCAAGCTAGAATTATTGAGCGAGCGTCTAAATGAAGAAATGAAACGCATCGGCACGGATATTAATTTTAGTTATAACGATACGATTAAAGGGTTAGTGGTTTCAGTTAAAGACGCTAACGGGGATAAGGTGATAAGAGAAATACCCTCTAAAGAGGCTGTGGAGCTTATGCAAAGAATGCGTGATGTGATAGGCATTATCTTTGATGAAAAAGGCTAA
- the fliD gene encoding flagellar filament capping protein FliD — MAIGSLSSLGLGSKVLNYDVIDKLKDADEKALIAPLDKKMEQNVEKQKALVEIKTLLSALKGPVKTLSDYSTYISRKSNVTGDALSASVGAGVPIQDIKVDVQNLAQGDINELGAKFSSRDDIFSQVDTTLKFYTQNKDYAVNIKAGMTLGDVAQSITDATNGEVMGIVMKTGGNDPYQLMVNTKNTGEDNRIYFGSHLQSTLTNKNALSLGVDGSGKSELSLNLKGADGNMHEVPIVLELPESASIKQKNTAIQKAMEQALENDPNFKDLIANGDISIDTLHGGESLIINDRRGGNIEIKGSKAKELGFLQTTTQESDLLKSSRTIKEGKLEGVISLNGQKLDLKALTKEGNTSEENTDAIIQAINAKEGLSAFKNAEGKLVINSKTGMLTIKGEDALGKASLKDLGLNAGMVQSYEASQNTLFMSKNLQKASDSEFTYNGVSITRPTNEVNDVISGVNITLEQTTEPNKPAIISVSRDNQAIIDSLTEFVKAYNELIPKLDEDTRYDADTKIAGIFNGVGDIRAIRSSLNNVFSYSVHTDNGVESLMKYGLSLDDKGVMSLDEAKLSSALNSNPKATQDFFYGSDSKDMGGREIHQEGIFSKFNQVIANLIDGGSAKLKIYEDSLDRDAKSLTKDKENAQELLKTRYNIMAERFAAYDSQISKANQKFNSVQMMIDQAAAKKN; from the coding sequence ATGGCAATAGGTTCATTAAGCTCATTAGGGCTTGGCAGTAAGGTTTTGAATTACGATGTGATTGACAAGCTTAAGGACGCCGATGAAAAAGCGTTAATCGCCCCCTTAGATAAGAAAATGGAGCAAAATGTTGAAAAACAAAAAGCCCTTGTAGAAATTAAAACGCTTCTTTCAGCTCTAAAAGGCCCGGTTAAAACGCTTTCAGATTATTCCACTTATATCAGCAGGAAAAGCAATGTTACAGGCGATGCGTTGAGTGCGAGCGTGGGGGCTGGCGTGCCTATTCAAGATATTAAAGTGGATGTGCAAAATTTAGCGCAAGGCGATATTAACGAATTAGGGGCGAAATTTTCTTCAAGAGACGATATTTTTAGCCAAGTGGATACCACGCTCAAATTTTACACGCAAAACAAGGACTACGCCGTTAATATTAAAGCAGGAATGACTTTAGGCGATGTGGCTCAAAGCATCACGGACGCTACCAATGGCGAAGTGATGGGCATTGTGATGAAAACAGGAGGGAATGACCCCTACCAATTAATGGTGAATACCAAAAACACCGGCGAAGACAACCGTATCTATTTTGGCTCACACCTCCAATCCACGCTCACTAACAAAAACGCCCTTTCTTTGGGGGTTGATGGGAGCGGGAAAAGTGAATTGAGTTTGAATTTAAAGGGGGCTGATGGGAATATGCATGAAGTCCCCATTGTGCTAGAACTCCCTGAAAGTGCTTCTATCAAACAAAAAAACACCGCAATCCAAAAAGCGATGGAGCAGGCTTTAGAAAATGACCCTAATTTTAAAGATTTGATCGCTAATGGGGATATTTCCATAGACACTCTTCATGGGGGGGAATCTTTAATCATTAATGACAGGCGTGGGGGAAACATTGAAATTAAAGGGAGTAAGGCTAAAGAGCTTGGGTTTTTACAAACCACCACCCAAGAAAGCGATTTGTTAAAAAGCTCTCGCACCATAAAAGAGGGTAAATTAGAAGGGGTAATTAGCTTGAATGGTCAAAAACTGGATTTAAAAGCCTTAACCAAAGAGGGCAACACCAGCGAAGAAAACACAGACGCTATCATTCAAGCGATCAACGCTAAGGAAGGCTTGAGTGCGTTTAAAAACGCCGAAGGCAAGCTTGTGATCAATTCTAAAACCGGAATGCTAACGATCAAGGGCGAGGACGCTTTAGGCAAAGCCAGTTTGAAGGATTTGGGTTTGAATGCTGGCATGGTGCAATCTTATGAAGCCTCACAAAACACGCTTTTTATGTCTAAAAATTTGCAAAAAGCGAGCGATTCAGAATTCACTTATAACGGGGTGAGCATCACACGCCCCACTAATGAGGTCAATGATGTGATCAGCGGGGTTAATATCACTTTAGAGCAAACCACAGAGCCTAATAAACCCGCCATTATCAGCGTGAGCAGGGACAATCAAGCCATTATAGACAGCCTCACTGAATTTGTCAAAGCCTATAATGAGCTTATCCCTAAACTAGACGAAGACACTCGTTATGACGCTGACACTAAAATCGCTGGGATTTTTAACGGCGTGGGCGATATTCGCGCGATTCGATCTTCTCTTAACAATGTGTTTTCTTATAGCGTGCATACGGATAATGGGGTAGAAAGCTTGATGAAATACGGGCTTAGTTTAGACGATAAAGGCGTGATGAGTTTAGATGAGGCTAAATTGAGTAGTGCCTTAAATTCTAATCCTAAAGCGACTCAAGATTTTTTCTACGGGAGCGATAGCAAGGATATGGGGGGCAGAGAAATCCACCAAGAGGGCATTTTTTCTAAATTCAATCAAGTCATCGCCAATCTCATAGATGGAGGGAGCGCTAAATTAAAGATTTATGAAGATTCCCTAGACAGAGACGCTAAAAGCCTGACCAAAGACAAAGAAAACGCTCAAGAGCTTCTAAAAACCCGCTACAACATCATGGCGGAACGCTTTGCGGCTTATGATAGCCAAATTTCTAAAGCCAATCAAAAATTCAATTCCGTGCAGATGATGATCGATCAAGCGGCGGCTAAAAAGAATTAA
- the fliS gene encoding flagellar export chaperone FliS produces MQYANAYQAYQHNRVSVESPAKLIEMLYEGILRFSSQAKRCIENEDIEKKIYYINRVTDIFTELLNILDYEKGGEVAVYLTGLYTHQIKVLTQANVENDASKIDLVLNVARGLLEAWREIHSDELA; encoded by the coding sequence ATGCAATACGCTAACGCTTATCAAGCCTACCAGCATAACCGAGTGAGCGTGGAATCCCCGGCAAAACTCATTGAAATGCTTTATGAGGGGATTTTAAGATTTTCTTCGCAAGCCAAACGCTGTATTGAAAATGAAGACATTGAAAAAAAGATTTATTATATTAACAGGGTTACGGATATTTTCACGGAATTGTTGAATATTTTAGATTATGAAAAAGGGGGGGAAGTGGCAGTGTATCTTACAGGCTTATACACCCATCAAATCAAAGTTTTAACGCAGGCTAATGTGGAAAATGATGCGAGTAAGATTGATTTGGTGTTGAATGTGGCTAGGGGGTTACTAGAAGCTTGGAGGGAAATCCATTCAGATGAACTCGCCTAA
- a CDS encoding tRNA threonylcarbamoyladenosine dehydratase, with translation MSEPIDRFTRIRWLFKNNFEKIRQQRVLICGVGGVGGFALDALYRVGIGQITIIDKDVFDVTNQNRQIGSERIGESKVLVLQDLYKGIQALNLHVDEAFLNSFNFRDYDYILDCMDDLPIKTSLAIKCQNFAYGKFISSMGSAKRLNPKHIQVGSVWESYGDRFGRKFRDFLKKRRFKGDFKVVFSPEVPHCIELGSFNAVTASFGLQIASEVVQDIIQ, from the coding sequence TTGTCTGAACCCATAGATAGATTCACACGCATAAGGTGGTTGTTTAAAAATAATTTTGAAAAAATCCGCCAACAAAGGGTTTTAATCTGTGGCGTTGGGGGCGTTGGAGGCTTTGCGCTAGACGCTTTGTATCGTGTTGGGATAGGGCAAATCACTATCATTGATAAAGATGTGTTTGATGTTACCAATCAAAACCGCCAGATTGGCTCAGAAAGGATAGGAGAATCTAAAGTGTTGGTGTTGCAAGATCTCTATAAGGGCATTCAAGCTTTGAATTTGCATGTAGATGAAGCGTTTTTAAATTCATTTAATTTTAGAGATTATGATTACATTTTAGATTGCATGGACGATTTGCCTATTAAAACAAGCTTAGCGATAAAATGCCAAAATTTCGCTTATGGGAAATTTATCAGCTCTATGGGGAGTGCGAAACGCTTGAACCCTAAACACATCCAAGTGGGGAGCGTGTGGGAAAGCTATGGCGATAGATTCGGGCGTAAATTTAGGGATTTTTTAAAAAAACGCCGTTTTAAAGGGGATTTTAAAGTGGTTTTTAGCCCTGAAGTTCCGCATTGCATAGAGCTTGGGAGTTTTAATGCGGTTACAGCGAGTTTTGGTTTGCAAATAGCGAGTGAAGTCGTGCAAGACATTATCCAATAA
- a CDS encoding carbon-nitrogen hydrolase, which produces MIYASVLQHAYCGSRKKTIEHTANLLEQALKKHPKTNLVVLQELNPYSYFCQSENPKFFDLGEYFEEDKAFFSALAQKFQVVLIASLFERRAKGLYHNSAVVFEKDGSIAGVYRKMHIPDDPGFYEKFYFTPGDLGFEPIVTSVGKLGLMVCWDQWYPEAARIMALKGAEILIYPSAIGFLEEDSNEEKKSQQNAWETIQRGHAIANGLPLIAANRVGVELDPSGAIKGGITFFGSSFVVGALGEFLAKASDKEEILYAEIDLERTEEVRRMWPFLRDRRIDFYNDLLKRYI; this is translated from the coding sequence ATGATTTATGCGAGCGTCCTCCAGCATGCTTATTGCGGCTCTAGAAAAAAAACCATAGAGCATACAGCAAACTTGCTTGAACAAGCGCTAAAAAAACACCCTAAAACCAATTTAGTGGTGTTGCAAGAATTAAACCCTTATAGTTATTTTTGCCAGAGCGAAAACCCTAAATTTTTTGATTTGGGCGAATATTTTGAAGAAGATAAGGCTTTTTTTAGCGCTTTAGCTCAAAAATTTCAAGTGGTGCTGATTGCTTCTTTATTTGAAAGGCGCGCTAAAGGGTTGTATCACAATAGCGCTGTGGTGTTTGAAAAAGATGGATCAATCGCTGGAGTGTATCGCAAAATGCACATTCCTGATGACCCAGGGTTTTATGAAAAATTTTATTTCACGCCGGGGGATTTGGGCTTTGAGCCTATTGTTACAAGCGTGGGCAAATTAGGGCTTATGGTGTGCTGGGATCAGTGGTATCCTGAAGCGGCAAGGATTATGGCTTTAAAAGGGGCAGAAATTTTAATCTATCCTAGCGCGATAGGGTTTTTAGAAGAAGACTCTAATGAAGAAAAAAAGAGTCAGCAAAACGCATGGGAAACTATCCAAAGAGGGCATGCGATCGCTAATGGCTTGCCTTTGATTGCGGCTAACAGAGTGGGCGTAGAATTAGATCCTAGCGGTGCGATTAAGGGGGGCATTACTTTTTTTGGCTCTAGTTTTGTGGTAGGGGCTTTGGGCGAATTTTTAGCTAAAGCGAGCGATAAAGAAGAGATTTTGTATGCGGAAATTGATTTAGAACGCACCGAAGAAGTGCGCCGAATGTGGCCGTTTTTGAGAGACAGACGCATTGATTTTTATAACGATTTGTTGAAGCGCTATATTTAA
- a CDS encoding Na+/H+ antiporter family protein: protein MLENSSIWSNPAFVAIICMCVLSLLRLNVMLSMISATLVAGLMGGLGITESFNVMIDGMKGNLNIALSYILLGALAVAIARSNLIKVALSKLIGLINYKRSTFCFLIAFIACFSQNLVPVHIAFIPILIPPLLHLMNRLELDRRAVACALTFGLQAPYLVLPVGFGLIFQTTILEQLKANGVSTTLAQITGVMWIAGLAMVAGLLAAVLMLYKKPRHYKEKSFNIENYASLQLNYHDYLTFIGIIVAFAIQLATDSMPLAAFLALAIILLGRGIKFKETDSLMDDSVKMMAFIAFVMLVASGFGEVLQKVHAIEGLVNAITSVVQGKLLGAFLMLIVGLFITMGIGTSFGTIPIIAVFYVPLCAKLGFSVESTILLIGIAAALGDAGSPASDSTMGPTCGLNADNQHNHIYDTCLPTFLVYNLPLIVFGVLGALLLG, encoded by the coding sequence ATGCTAGAAAATAGCTCTATATGGAGCAATCCTGCCTTTGTGGCTATCATTTGCATGTGCGTTCTCAGCCTTTTAAGGCTCAATGTCATGCTTTCTATGATTAGCGCGACTCTCGTAGCAGGACTTATGGGAGGGCTTGGGATCACGGAGAGTTTTAATGTAATGATAGATGGCATGAAAGGCAATTTAAACATCGCTTTAAGCTACATCCTTTTAGGGGCTTTAGCGGTAGCGATCGCTAGAAGCAATCTCATTAAAGTCGCTTTGAGTAAATTAATAGGCTTGATTAATTACAAGCGATCCACTTTTTGCTTTTTGATCGCTTTCATCGCATGTTTTTCGCAAAATTTAGTGCCGGTGCATATCGCTTTTATCCCTATTTTAATCCCCCCTCTTTTGCATTTAATGAACCGGCTAGAATTGGATAGAAGAGCGGTCGCTTGCGCTTTAACCTTTGGCTTGCAAGCCCCCTACTTGGTGCTTCCTGTGGGGTTTGGCTTGATTTTTCAAACCACCATTTTAGAGCAATTAAAAGCTAATGGCGTTAGCACTACCTTAGCGCAAATCACAGGAGTGATGTGGATAGCAGGGTTAGCAATGGTTGCTGGGCTGCTTGCCGCTGTATTGATGCTATACAAAAAACCCAGACACTACAAAGAAAAATCTTTTAACATAGAAAATTACGCCTCGCTCCAATTAAACTACCATGACTACTTGACTTTTATAGGGATTATCGTGGCGTTTGCGATCCAATTGGCCACCGATTCTATGCCCTTAGCCGCCTTTTTAGCGTTAGCGATCATCTTACTTGGCCGTGGCATTAAGTTTAAAGAAACGGACTCGCTTATGGATGATAGCGTGAAAATGATGGCGTTTATCGCTTTTGTGATGTTAGTGGCTAGCGGGTTTGGAGAAGTGTTGCAAAAAGTGCATGCGATAGAGGGCTTAGTGAATGCGATCACAAGCGTGGTCCAAGGGAAGCTTTTAGGGGCTTTTTTAATGCTTATTGTAGGGCTTTTCATCACTATGGGGATAGGGACTTCTTTTGGCACTATTCCTATCATCGCTGTGTTTTATGTCCCTTTATGCGCGAAATTAGGTTTTAGCGTAGAATCTACGATTTTACTCATCGGCATAGCCGCAGCTTTAGGCGATGCAGGCTCACCGGCTAGCGATAGCACCATGGGGCCCACTTGCGGGCTTAACGCAGACAACCAACACAATCATATCTATGACACATGCTTGCCGACTTTTTTAGTCTATAACCTCCCTTTGATTGTTTTTGGAGTTCTTGGAGCGTTACTATTAGGCTAA
- a CDS encoding MATE family efflux transporter → MYQVKKIFSLALPSGVNAFLDVLVVALSVFFVGKISHHHIVALGVGLQFLMLFYGINTILYTGTNAILSRLVGARDFTQINHAFSSIFIGAFVICLGVLFVSYFLIEPFLNWMQLQDPSRQLTQDYLEVLVIALPSIFLKNVLVSALASFSDTLTPFIVKIIMVIACIFLNQALIFGDFGFKEMGIVGSALANVVISYWELLTLGVWIQIKKIPLKFKITFHFSFLKTMFRVGWPAGFERLLSLFSLILLSKFVASYGDKVLAGMQIGIRVETFSFMPGFGFMIAAMVLTGQNLGANKPKIATEYAHLILKISMGLMGVLGIVLVLFAKEFASLFSQDEEVLEVVRSYLIAVGLSQAPLIGYFVLDGVFRGAGISKVSLYINTLSLWGLRIMPIYLLLIYHFKVEFIFVVIASETFLRSFIYYKVFSKGIWKRCGKKA, encoded by the coding sequence ATCTATCAAGTTAAGAAAATCTTTTCTTTAGCCTTACCCTCTGGGGTCAATGCTTTTTTAGATGTGCTGGTGGTCGCGCTCTCGGTTTTTTTTGTGGGCAAGATTTCGCACCATCACATCGTGGCTTTAGGGGTGGGCTTGCAATTTTTGATGCTTTTTTATGGCATCAATACGATTTTATACACCGGCACTAACGCCATTCTTTCTAGGCTTGTGGGGGCTAGGGATTTTACTCAAATCAACCACGCTTTTTCAAGTATTTTTATAGGGGCGTTTGTGATCTGTTTGGGCGTGCTGTTTGTTTCTTATTTTTTGATTGAGCCTTTTTTAAATTGGATGCAATTACAAGATCCTTCGCGCCAATTGACGCAAGATTATTTAGAAGTCTTAGTGATCGCGCTACCGAGTATTTTTTTAAAAAATGTTTTAGTTTCAGCACTCGCTAGCTTTTCAGACACCTTAACCCCCTTTATTGTTAAAATCATCATGGTCATAGCATGCATTTTTTTGAATCAAGCCTTGATTTTTGGGGATTTTGGTTTTAAAGAAATGGGGATTGTAGGCTCTGCTTTAGCGAATGTGGTTATCTCTTATTGGGAATTACTCACGCTTGGCGTTTGGATACAAATCAAAAAAATCCCTTTAAAATTCAAAATAACCTTTCATTTTTCTTTTTTAAAAACCATGTTTAGAGTGGGTTGGCCGGCCGGGTTTGAGCGCTTATTGAGCTTATTTTCTTTAATCCTCTTATCCAAATTTGTAGCGAGCTATGGGGATAAAGTATTAGCGGGCATGCAAATAGGTATTAGGGTTGAAACCTTTTCGTTCATGCCCGGATTTGGGTTTATGATCGCAGCGATGGTTTTAACAGGGCAAAATTTGGGGGCGAACAAGCCAAAGATCGCCACAGAATATGCGCATTTGATTTTAAAAATCTCTATGGGTTTAATGGGGGTTTTAGGGATTGTTTTAGTCTTATTCGCTAAAGAATTTGCGAGCCTTTTTTCTCAAGATGAAGAAGTCTTAGAAGTGGTGCGATCTTATTTGATCGCTGTGGGCCTCTCTCAAGCCCCCTTAATTGGGTATTTTGTGCTAGATGGAGTTTTTAGAGGGGCTGGCATTTCTAAAGTCTCACTGTATATTAACACTCTAAGCTTATGGGGGTTAAGGATCATGCCTATTTACTTGCTTTTAATTTATCATTTTAAGGTGGAATTTATTTTTGTAGTGATCGCATCAGAAACTTTTTTGCGCTCATTCATCTACTATAAAGTTTTTTCTAAAGGCATATGGAAAAGGTGCGGGAAAAAGGCTTAA
- the rny gene encoding ribonuclease Y, producing the protein MKKIYYARAQAVLKGASAKAKLMEFQAKSFVEAEEMRMKSQECKLQQQYENKNLQLQTHFDKKEAHLKHLEVQHKEFVRDEKRYLEKEKKELEKERQILEQEKENFKKQRAICKEAQAKALDAMLNYMAYTKDEIKNMILEQLEEELEAQKSALIRRYEKEAKEEGKKKSYAILAEATARFAGNYATENLTNRIALPCSDYIGRVIGKDGKNIEAFKKVSGVDIEFSEDSSELCLSSFNLYRREVASETLKILIEDGRIQPNRIEEVYHRVARNMEKELLSEGESVVLELELGTMEDELKILIGKMRYRSSFGQNALQHSKEVALLAGLIAEQLGGDKKLARRAGILHDIGKALTQELGRDHVNLGVEVCKHHKEDPVVINAIYAHHGHEEIMSVECASVCAADVLSAGRPGARRKSDEEYAKRMQALEEIALEFDGVEKAYAMESGRELRVIVKSNQVRDNQVPIIARKIAKKIEESAQYVGEVGVQVVRENRFKTTATLKQ; encoded by the coding sequence ATGAAAAAGATCTATTATGCTAGAGCACAAGCCGTTTTAAAAGGCGCTTCAGCTAAAGCCAAATTGATGGAGTTTCAAGCGAAATCTTTCGTGGAAGCTGAAGAGATGCGCATGAAAAGCCAAGAATGCAAATTGCAGCAGCAATATGAAAACAAGAACTTGCAACTACAAACCCATTTTGATAAAAAAGAAGCGCATTTGAAGCATTTAGAAGTGCAGCACAAAGAATTTGTAAGAGATGAAAAACGCTATTTAGAAAAGGAAAAAAAAGAGCTTGAAAAAGAACGCCAAATTTTAGAACAAGAAAAAGAAAATTTTAAAAAACAGCGTGCTATTTGTAAAGAAGCTCAAGCCAAAGCGCTAGACGCGATGCTCAATTACATGGCTTATACCAAAGATGAAATTAAAAACATGATTTTAGAGCAGTTAGAAGAAGAATTAGAAGCCCAAAAAAGTGCGTTAATCAGGCGTTATGAAAAAGAAGCCAAAGAAGAGGGCAAGAAAAAATCGTATGCCATTTTAGCGGAAGCGACAGCCCGTTTTGCGGGTAATTATGCGACAGAGAATTTAACAAATCGTATCGCTTTGCCTTGCTCAGATTATATCGGTCGTGTGATAGGCAAAGACGGGAAAAATATTGAAGCGTTTAAAAAAGTCAGCGGGGTGGATATAGAATTTAGCGAAGACAGTAGCGAATTGTGTTTGTCTAGTTTCAATCTTTATCGGCGTGAAGTAGCGAGCGAGACGCTTAAGATTTTAATAGAAGACGGCCGTATCCAGCCTAACAGGATTGAAGAGGTTTATCACAGAGTCGCGCGCAACATGGAAAAAGAATTGCTTTCTGAGGGAGAGAGCGTCGTTTTAGAATTGGAGCTTGGAACTATGGAAGATGAGCTTAAAATTTTAATAGGAAAAATGCGTTACCGCTCTAGTTTTGGGCAAAACGCCTTACAGCATTCTAAAGAAGTCGCTCTTTTAGCCGGCTTGATTGCAGAACAGCTTGGGGGGGATAAAAAGCTCGCCAGAAGAGCGGGTATTTTGCATGATATTGGTAAAGCGCTCACCCAAGAGCTTGGGAGAGACCATGTGAATTTAGGTGTTGAGGTGTGCAAGCACCATAAAGAAGACCCGGTTGTGATCAATGCGATTTATGCCCACCATGGGCATGAAGAGATCATGAGCGTGGAGTGCGCGAGCGTGTGCGCGGCTGATGTGCTTTCAGCAGGGCGTCCTGGGGCTAGGAGAAAGAGCGATGAAGAATACGCTAAACGCATGCAAGCTTTAGAAGAGATCGCGCTAGAATTTGATGGGGTGGAAAAGGCGTATGCGATGGAGAGTGGGCGAGAATTAAGAGTGATTGTCAAATCCAACCAAGTTAGGGACAATCAAGTGCCTATTATTGCCAGAAAGATCGCTAAAAAGATAGAAGAGAGTGCTCAGTATGTGGGTGAAGTGGGCGTGCAAGTGGTGCGAGAAAATCGTTTCAAAACGACTGCTACGCTCAAGCAATGA